The Astyanax mexicanus isolate ESR-SI-001 chromosome 18, AstMex3_surface, whole genome shotgun sequence DNA window CTGCCCCAAGGTGGACAGGTTTGACAGCTCTTTGTTagattttaatgcatattttaatgTTGGGTTCCCCTGTGTTGCAGGATGAGCGTAACCAGATTCTGACAGCGTATTTGTGGATACGGCAAGTGTGGACCGATGCATATCTGACCTGGAATAAAGATGATTATGATGGACTCGATACCATCCGCATACCTGGTAGTTATGTATGGAGACCTGATATTGTCCTTTATAACAGGTGGGTCAGAATAATGTTGAGTTTATGTCTCTCTGTTAAAAAGTGTTCAAGTTACTCAATTCTTTCTGATTTTAAAAACAaagcttctgtttttttatggtatcAAAAGTTTGCGATAAATGTTAaacattgacttttatttgattgcacatataaaccttttttttttatttcatgaactTTCTTAATTGTTGCGACAATAAAGCATTTGCCACTTTATGTTGCCATTTCTCCTCAAATAACTAAACATGTTTTACCCTGaggatactaggggtgggcgatatggctgtaaagtaatatcacaatatgtaatgttttttttcgtGATATCGAATAACGAATAACGATGGCGATATGatgaaatactgaattaaaaaaaaatatttccagaatacactactgcaccaaaatgaatattacattttcttattgcatacggtatgatatggcacacccttaactgagatttttaaaaatacaagaaattcaTCAGTAACATTAATTCATAACAGTCAATGATACACAATGCcatggtactaataatgcgctctacttatctccatatatccaggagtaaaataaatgatactagtctctagtagatatacaatatgagaaatgagaacagtgtgaataattattttgctaaaaacagcaaaaaaagtagtaccctggtgtgataattaggggtgggtgatacgacATGATAttacagggtataatatcgtacaATGtaggcgatattatcacgtacaatatgatatggtacacccctagaGGATACCATGCAAATTATTGCAAACACTTTCTAAGGTGTGcaagttatttaaaaaatctatctGATCTAGGTattttacaggtgcatctcaaaaattagaatatcattgaaaagttacttcttTCAGTAATatatatacagatgtattacacacagtgtttgtaagtgtttatttactttattgttgattattttggcttacagacaatgaaaagcAGTCAatatcttagaaaattagaatattacttagaccaattggtacttttggcagtgtcctgctggaaaaataaatctgcttctccataaaagttgttagcagagggaatcatgaagtATATAGACCAACTGGTATTtttggctgtgtgggcagtgtgccaaatcctgctagaaaatgaagtCCTCATCTTTATAAATGTTGTCGGCAGAGAGAAGCATTAAATGCTGTAAGATGTAAGATTTGAGCCTTTTCATTTGattcaatttccaaataaaatgcaaaattcactgatggtcagtgatggtttggagagtcatgtcatctgctggtgttttcccagaaaatcttacagcatttcatgcttccttctgctggcaacttttcatttcatttttcagcaggtcttggcacactgcccacgatgcgaattttctgagatactgacttatGGGTTTTCAAAACAATGATCACtgcctcacgcacacacacacacacacacacacacacacacacagagtgatgccCTTTGCCATACGTCTCTGCTCTTTCTTCCAGTGCGGACGACCATTTTACAGGCACCATGGACACCAATGTAGTTATCCGCTATGACGGACAGATCATGTGGGACTCTCCAATCATCACCAAAAGCTCCTGCAAAGTAGACGTGTCATTTTTCCCTTTTGACGCCCAGCAGTGCCGCCTCACCTACGGCTCTTGGACCTATAACGGCAAACAGCTGGACATTCTCAATGCCTTGGAGAGTGCAGACCTGGCTGACCTGGTGGATAATGTGGAGTGGGAGGTGCTGGGGATGCCAGCAAAAAAAAACGTAATCCAGTATGGCTGCTGTGCTGATCCCTACCCGGATGTGACCTACACACTAAAGCTGAAGAGAAGGGCCTCCTTTTATGTGTTCAATCTGCTGATTCCTTGCGTCATGATCTCCTTCCTCGCACCGCTGGGCTTCTACCTGCCTGCCGACTCTGGAGAGAAGGTGTCTCTGGGAGTCACTGTGATGTTGGCACTGACCGTTTTTCAGCTTCTTGTGGCTGAGATTATGCCCCCCTCTGAGAATGTGCCACTTATAGGTGAGTAAAAGATTAATATATAGAAATATCTagagtatatttatttaaaaatatagacATTTTAGTTGTATGTAAAAAATTAAAGTTTCAATTTGTCCTGCttactcattaaaaaaaaaaaatcactaatatCACTAATAATTATATCACTAATAATTATGGCCTCTGTTGCATCTTTGATGTCACGAGAACCAGATGATTTCCACCTATTTAGCCTCCTCTACACACTCATTACAGCTTTTCAGctaaacatatatctatattcACATTAAAGGCACAATATAACATAAAGAGTCAGTTTCCCAGAGagggattaggcctagttgtATACTATAATTATCTTTCAATGGAAAACCTCCATTTAAAATTCTCTGTATTCCAAAACTAGGCCTAATTACTGTATAGAAACTGCTCTAAACAGTCGGAGAAAGAAACAGACATCTCATCCTGTGAAGACATATTTCGGGAAGGTCAAACCAAACCACAAGAACCCACACCCCAGCTAAGATATAACATTAGCTATACTAATGAAAAAAGGACCCCTACAGGCAGGGGGTAGTCTCTTTTATAGTCCCTGTGTTTGAGCTCTCTGCCGTGGAGCTGCAGAACTAAAGTAAGCTGATGCACTACAAAAAGAGAAAGGTTGAATGTTAATCTCACCCACAGAGAACATAGGTCTCTGACAGGTCTGCTGATCACaaggagaccaatcaggatggACATTCATTTAGAATGTGAATAATACAGCTTTAGACGGTTTCTACTAATCCACTAGTTGTGCAATGTTGtgcaatattgtgtttaattgctctacacaaatacattaataaaaaggGAGAAACATTTAACTTATAtgattaaattaacttaaaaggcACATATTACCCATATTCAAGCTTTTTGGGGGAGTTAATACCTaactaatatacatatatgaaatataaaaaataggcaTATATAAACTGTTGATTTAAAAACAATccaaaaactaattaaaaacgtTAAAACACTAACAATTATATTTCATTGTTTCTGTATCACAGGGAAATATTACATAGCCACCATGACCATGATCACTGCCTCCACTGCTCTCACCATCTTCATCATGAACATCCATCACTGTGGCCCAGACGCAAAACCTGTGCCTGAATGGGCTAAGACGTTCATCCTGCAGTACCTGGCCAGGATCTGCTTCGTCTATGAAGTCGGAGAGAACTGCATGACCCCACAGCCCGAGAAACCGGACCCCCCACCTCAGACACAGCCACAGCATATGAACGGCCGAGCAGGCAAGGACGACCTCGTCTTCAAATTCGACAGAGGTCAAGACGGTATGCCTTTAAAGCCTTCAGAGGAAAAAGGGGACATGTCTCAGATTCTGTCCCCAGCCTGTTCGATAGGGCCAAATCCCACCAATCAATACAGCGTCTGGAAGAACGGAGTGTTCCTGAGTTTGGAAGGTGGGGATGGTGTGTCCACACCAGGTGTAGGAGTAAAGGACAGGGACCGGTCTGGAGGACAGGAGGATGGAGGTAGGCAGTGTGGTGAGGAAAGGATGCAGAGCATCACTGATCAAGAGCATAATTTCAGGAACATTGAGTATATTGCTAACTGTTATCGAGACCAGAGAGCCACACAGAAGAGAACAGGAGAGTGGAAGAAGGTGGCCAAGGTGTTGGATCGCTTCTTTATGTGGATTTTTTTCATCATGGTGTTTTTCATGAGTCTGCTCATTATGTGCAAGGCCATCTGAGCCAGTCTGGTGTGTTTTCCACTGTATAGTACCTGcatacactttttattttatttcatagcaAGATGCACGACTGGGTGGACAATGAGAGGTTGAAAAATGTACGGAAAATTAGCATTGGATGAAAGTGTGGTTTACCTAGAGGTGAGCATATGTCAAAATGCTCATGGTGACCAttgatttattaaattagtttaatTACCATCATATTTTACCAAGGCAGGGTGGACAGCATAATCTTTACTTCAGTTATTATGGAGAAAATAGAAGAAAGTATAAGTGAAACTAGAAGGGAAAATTTGTGCATGAACTGTAATTTGGCTTGGAAATATGTGctaataaaaatttaaaactgCTTTAATTCAGTACTACCTTAAatccaattccaccttaaaaccaATACTACCTTATACTCATTGCCACCATTAACCTTGAAACACTTAATAAATTGTTGAAGTCCAGAAACCTTTTTCTAAATTATGAAATGCCACTACTTTTGTCTGATAAAGaagtgtccataaacatttggctaaatggtggaaagCAAATACTGCTGGCATATAGAactgtgtccaaaaacttttggttaaatattGGTAAGAAAGCCTTTGGCCAACAGCTAGTttatacagcagctcctccatacacagatAATACTGAGGAGCGATCAATCAGCATCTCGTCGTTCTACATATCGTCGAGTTTCGTGGTTCTAACAAAAAATTGTGACCTATAGAACTGTTTGAATTTCTTGACAAAGGTTTGCAGACACTTTTGAATGGGTTCCTATGGCGAAATGTCCAACCTTAAAAATGTCGGCCGTATGAAAACTTTATAatgctccaaaaagcacaagcagaAATTTtgcaatagaataataataagaaaaagaagattaaagaaagccaatttaattaattttaattatttaattattatttatcgCTGAACATGCagtaagtgtcttcagtcccttgggGCTCTAAGTGGTCCAAATCTTGGGTTATCCAAAGATTATAGAATGGACAA harbors:
- the chrna10a gene encoding neuronal acetylcholine receptor subunit alpha-10a; translation: MRAGMMWGFIFSVCIIFTPACWGAQGKYAQRLLNDLFRNYTSAMRPVENTNDILNVTLQITLSQIIGMDERNQILTAYLWIRQVWTDAYLTWNKDDYDGLDTIRIPGSYVWRPDIVLYNSADDHFTGTMDTNVVIRYDGQIMWDSPIITKSSCKVDVSFFPFDAQQCRLTYGSWTYNGKQLDILNALESADLADLVDNVEWEVLGMPAKKNVIQYGCCADPYPDVTYTLKLKRRASFYVFNLLIPCVMISFLAPLGFYLPADSGEKVSLGVTVMLALTVFQLLVAEIMPPSENVPLIGKYYIATMTMITASTALTIFIMNIHHCGPDAKPVPEWAKTFILQYLARICFVYEVGENCMTPQPEKPDPPPQTQPQHMNGRAGKDDLVFKFDRGQDGMPLKPSEEKGDMSQILSPACSIGPNPTNQYSVWKNGVFLSLEGGDGVSTPGVGVKDRDRSGGQEDGGRQCGEERMQSITDQEHNFRNIEYIANCYRDQRATQKRTGEWKKVAKVLDRFFMWIFFIMVFFMSLLIMCKAI